A single Leptolyngbya subtilissima AS-A7 DNA region contains:
- a CDS encoding ABC transporter ATP-binding protein: MGEKNRYCNQQYNIHWFAGGSTPMIEVEHLSKTYGSTTAIRDITFGAQPGEILGFLGPNGAGKTTTMRILAGYLPASEGTARVAGYDVHTDSMAVRQRIGYLPESPPLYPDMTVQGFLNFVAKIKGVPADLRQKRADIAIDHCGLIDKRKVLIRKLSKGYRQRVGIAQAIIHDPPVIILDEPTVGLDPRQINEVRQLIKGLAGSHTIILSTHILPEVSMTCDRVTIINRGQVVATDTPDNLTTRLSGESAYELEIKGDVDRAQRLLSELAPVRQVTLLGLEHLPEYHHRLRVSAEADRGLGGAIATALVNAGLELHELRRQQATLEDVFLNLTTTEPAPGPTATPEAFAELPTIEPTPEESEA; this comes from the coding sequence GTACAATATCCACTGGTTTGCTGGCGGTTCTACACCCATGATTGAAGTTGAGCACCTGAGTAAGACCTACGGGTCTACCACGGCCATTCGAGACATCACCTTTGGGGCACAGCCTGGGGAGATTCTCGGTTTTTTGGGGCCGAACGGGGCAGGTAAAACTACTACCATGCGAATTTTGGCGGGGTATCTCCCAGCGTCTGAAGGTACCGCCCGAGTAGCGGGGTATGACGTGCATACCGACTCGATGGCGGTGCGGCAGCGGATTGGTTACCTGCCCGAGTCGCCGCCGCTGTATCCCGATATGACGGTGCAGGGCTTTCTCAACTTTGTGGCCAAAATCAAGGGCGTGCCGGCTGATCTACGCCAAAAGCGCGCCGACATTGCGATCGATCACTGCGGTCTGATCGACAAGCGCAAGGTGCTGATTCGCAAGCTGTCAAAGGGTTATCGACAGCGAGTAGGCATTGCCCAGGCCATCATCCACGACCCGCCGGTGATTATTCTCGATGAACCCACGGTAGGACTGGATCCGCGCCAGATTAACGAGGTACGACAGCTAATTAAAGGGCTGGCAGGTAGCCACACCATCATTCTCTCCACCCACATTTTGCCGGAGGTGAGCATGACCTGCGATCGCGTCACCATTATCAACCGGGGCCAGGTCGTCGCCACCGACACCCCCGACAACCTCACCACCCGCCTCTCTGGCGAATCGGCCTATGAACTCGAGATCAAAGGGGATGTGGATAGAGCCCAGCGCCTGTTGAGCGAGCTGGCCCCCGTGCGCCAGGTGACCCTACTGGGGCTAGAGCACCTGCCGGAGTATCATCACCGTTTGCGAGTGAGTGCCGAAGCCGATCGGGGTTTAGGGGGTGCGATCGCCACCGCCCTCGTCAACGCTGGCCTCGAACTCCACGAGTTGCGCCGCCAGCAGGCCACTCTCGAAGACGTCTTCCTCAACCTCACCACCACCGAACCCGCTCCGGGGCCAACAGCAACGCCCGAAGCATTCGCCGAGCTCCCCACCATCGAGCCAACACCAGAAGAATCCGAGGCTTAG
- a CDS encoding ABC transporter permease translates to MTLLFKNILAIYQRELQSYFASPLPYIIAAVFWLLGGFFLVAILLGPQGILAQAAMADQAVQMGMPPSPPFDVAYEFNKAYVGLLGSLSMFVLPMLSMGLYADERKQGTLELLATSPVTNWAVALGKLLAVVSFYIAMVLPLMVCQSIALGAAEPSTGSGVFLLSHLGLVLMAASVLALGMFISSLTESTVLAAIMTFALILLLWLVDAVAQGLPGVVGSAIAHLSLLKHFTDFTEGIFDTGGLVLFLSFIGLGLYLTAQSIETLRFQRS, encoded by the coding sequence ATGACCCTTCTCTTCAAAAACATCCTCGCCATCTACCAGCGCGAGCTGCAAAGCTACTTCGCCTCGCCTTTGCCCTACATCATTGCCGCCGTGTTTTGGCTGCTGGGGGGCTTCTTCTTAGTGGCGATTTTGCTGGGGCCGCAGGGCATTTTGGCCCAGGCGGCGATGGCCGACCAGGCGGTGCAAATGGGCATGCCTCCGTCGCCGCCCTTTGATGTGGCCTACGAGTTCAACAAGGCCTACGTGGGGCTGCTGGGGTCGCTGTCGATGTTTGTGCTGCCCATGCTCTCGATGGGGCTCTACGCCGACGAGCGCAAGCAGGGCACGCTGGAACTGCTGGCCACGTCGCCAGTAACCAACTGGGCGGTGGCCCTGGGCAAGCTGCTGGCGGTGGTGAGTTTTTACATTGCGATGGTGCTGCCGCTGATGGTGTGTCAGTCGATCGCCCTAGGGGCCGCCGAACCGTCTACGGGGTCAGGGGTATTCTTGCTGTCTCACCTGGGACTGGTGCTGATGGCAGCCAGCGTGTTGGCCCTGGGCATGTTCATCTCGTCGCTGACGGAAAGCACGGTGCTGGCGGCGATCATGACCTTTGCGCTGATTTTGCTGCTGTGGCTGGTCGATGCGGTGGCCCAGGGGCTGCCAGGAGTGGTGGGTAGCGCGATCGCCCATCTATCTCTGCTCAAGCACTTCACTGACTTTACCGAAGGCATTTTCGACACCGGTGGCCTGGTGCTGTTTCTCTCCTTTATTGGGCTGGGGCTGTACCTCACGGCTCAATCCATCGAGACCCTCCGGTTCCAGCGGTCCTAG